Proteins from a single region of Cydia splendana chromosome 9, ilCydSple1.2, whole genome shotgun sequence:
- the LOC134793501 gene encoding LOW QUALITY PROTEIN: ATP-binding cassette sub-family D member 3 (The sequence of the model RefSeq protein was modified relative to this genomic sequence to represent the inferred CDS: substituted 1 base at 1 genomic stop codon), translated as MAPNFSKITSRTDVKIALAASAAIGAWAIKNALQSSQSKRVRPGRLSPEEQIQYMIKERHKKSPKAQVDARFFAELKALWKIMVPGFWSKESGFMALIAFSLIARSMCDLWLIQHTTLIEGAIITMNKQEFKTRLLQFFAAMPLISIVNNVLKWSIGECKLRIRTNLSLYLYQQYMKGFTYYQVTNLDNRISNADQLLTTDIDKFCETVVDLYSNISKPILDIGIYLYRLTVNLGVSTPGIMMAYLLVSGVFLTYLRKPTARLTVQEQKLEGEFRYVNSRLITNSEEIAFYQGNHREQLTVLASFYKLTRHLRSFLNFRVAMGFIDNIIAKYVAITVGFYAVSRPFFVLDHNLLTTGTDNDRFKHYYTYGRMLVKMAEAIGRLVLSGRELSKLAGLTSRVTQLRTVLSDVNQGKYTRTMVGQVENGNGGKCPVNMCCQATGXTGRSHVESAGRIIYQDKIIRFDRVPLVTPNGDVLIKELSFEVKSGINVLVCGPNGCGKSSMFRMLGELWPIFGGTLTKPPKGKLFYVPQRPYMTLGTLRDQVIYPQTRDEMVRRGRTDAQLNRFLEIVQLAYLTSREGGWDAVEDWMDVLSGGEKQRIAMARLFYHEPQFAILDECTSAVSVDVEGQMYQYCREMGISLFTVSHRKSLWKHHDHYLQMDGRGGYVFEEIDGDTQEFGS; from the exons ATGGCGCCGAATTTCAGTAAAATCACAAGTAGGACCGATGTTAAAATCGCCCTCGCAGCATCCGCGGCAATCGGAGCTTGGGCGATTAAAAATGCGCTCCAATCAAG TCAAAGTAAACGAGTTAGACCAGGCCGTTTATCGCCCGAAGAGCAGATTCAATATATGATAAAGGAGAGACATAAAAAGTCACCTAAAGCTCAAGTGGATGCCAGATTTTTTGCTGAACTGAAGGCGTTATGGAAGATTATGGTGCCAGGGTTTTGGTCGAAGGAAAGTGGTTTCATGGCACTGATCGCCTTCTCGCTGATAGCGAGGTCCATGTGCGATCTGTGGTTGATCCAGCATACTACTCTAATAGAGGG GGCTATTATCACAATGAACAAGCAGGAGTTCAAGACCAGATTGCTGCAGTTCTTTGCCGCaatgccattg ataTCAATAGTCAACAATGTATTGAAATGGAGTATAGGAGAATGTAAATTAAGAATACGGACAAACTTATCACTATATTTATACCAGCAATACATGAA AGGTTTCACTTACTACCAAGTGACGAACCTGGACAACCGGATATCGAACGCGGACCAACTGCTCACCACGGACATAGACAAGTTCTGCGAGACCGTCGTGGACCTGTACAGCAACATCAGCAAGCCGATCCTGGACATTGGCATCTATCTGTACAGGCTTACCGTTAATCTGGGCGTCAGT actCCTGGAATAATGATGGCCTACCTATTGGTGTCAGGAGTGTTCCTGACATACCTCAGAAAGCCTACAG cTCGTCTCACCGTACAAGAACAAAAACTAGAAGGCGAATTTAGATATGTTAACTCCAGGCTCATCACGAATTCGGAAGAAATCGCTTTCTATCAG GGAAACCACCGCGAACAGCTGACAGTTCTGGCGAGTTTCTACAAGCTGACGCGGCACCTGCGGAGCTTCCTCAACTTCCGCGTCGCTATGGGCTTCATAGACAACATCATCGCCAAGT ATGTCGCGATCACTGTCGGATTCTACGCGGTGTCGCGACCTTTCTTCGTCTTGGACCACAACCTGCTCACTACGGGGACCGACAACGACAGGTTTAAG CACTACTACACGTACGGGCGCATGCTGGTAAAGATGGCTGAAGCCATCGGCCGCCTTGTCCTCTCTGGACGGGAGTTGAGCAAACTGGCCGGTCTCACGTCGAGAGTGACGCAGCTGCGAACTGTTTTGTCTGACGTGAACCAGGGGAAGTACACCAGGACCATGGTGGGGCAGGTGGAGAACGGGAACGGCGGTAAGTGTCCAGTAAACATGTGCTGCCAGGCCACGGGGTAAACTGGCCGGTCTCACGTCGAGA GCGCGGGCCGCATCATCTACCAGGACAAGATCATCCGCTTCGACCGCGTGCCGCTCGTCACGCCCAACGGCGACGTGCTCATCAAGGAGCTCTCCTTCGAAGTCAA GTCAGGAATAAACGTGCTGGTATGCGGACCCAACGGATGCGGCAAGTCATCCATGTTCCGTATGTTGGGTGAACTGTGGCCCATCTTCGGAGGCACTCTCACGAAGCCGCCCAAGGGCAAGCTATTCTACGTCCCGCAGAGGCCTTACATGACCTTAGGGACCCTTAGAGACCAG GTGATCTACCCTCAAACTAGGGATGAGATGGTCCGCCGCGGCCGCACGGACGCTCAGCTGAACAG GTTCCTGGAGATCGTGCAGCTGGCGTACCTGACGAGCCGCGAGGGCGGCTGGGACGCCGTGGAGGACTGGATGGACGTACTCTCCGGCGGCGAGAAGCAGAGAATAGCT ATGGCCCGTCTGTTCTACCACGAGCCGCAGTTCGCCATCTTGGATGAGTGCACCAGCGCTGTGTCTGTAGACGTCGAGGGTCAGATGTACCAATACTGCAGAGAG atggGTATATCTCTCTTCACGGTATCTCACCGCAAGTCTCTATGGAAGCACCACGACCACTACCTCCAGATGGACGGCCGCGGTGGCTACGTATTTGAGGAGATAGACGGCGACACGCAGGAATTTGGATCGTGA